One genomic region from Spirosoma sp. KCTC 42546 encodes:
- a CDS encoding response regulator transcription factor, with translation MNNLPPIRNLNSVQLKPRERHFLELACSDLTYVQIADQMCVSPRTVDGYREALFERFHVKSRVGLAIYAIRGGLVAL, from the coding sequence ATGAACAATCTGCCCCCTATCCGTAACCTGAATTCCGTTCAGTTGAAACCTCGTGAACGCCATTTTCTTGAATTAGCCTGCTCTGATCTTACCTACGTCCAAATCGCCGATCAGATGTGCGTCAGCCCCCGTACCGTAGATGGTTACCGGGAAGCCTTGTTTGAACGCTTTCATGTAAAAAGCCGCGTTGGGCTAGCCATTTATGCCATACGGGGTGGACTTGTGGCCTTGTAG
- the deoC gene encoding deoxyribose-phosphate aldolase, with amino-acid sequence MNATLIHDIAKLIDHALLHPTLTDAELREGIELALKYDVASVCIKPYAVRMATERLAGSDVLVGTVIGFPHGASTTSLKVAETEQTCQDGAVEIDMVVNIGKVLGEDWDYVADEIGVVHKTCQVHGAILKVIFENDFLPDDAHKIKLCQICTEVGAEFVKTSTGFGFVKGSDGNYNYEGATEHDLQLMLDHVGPNVRVKASGGIRTLDGLLHVKEMGVSRLGTSATAAIMEEAYRRFGAVNANTPIVPIAETNGY; translated from the coding sequence ATGAACGCAACCCTAATCCACGACATCGCCAAACTCATTGACCATGCGCTGCTTCACCCAACCCTCACCGATGCTGAACTCCGTGAAGGCATCGAACTGGCCTTGAAATACGATGTGGCCTCGGTTTGTATTAAGCCCTATGCCGTTCGAATGGCAACTGAACGGTTGGCTGGTTCAGATGTGCTGGTAGGAACGGTGATTGGGTTTCCGCATGGTGCGAGTACCACGAGCCTGAAAGTTGCTGAAACGGAGCAGACTTGCCAGGATGGAGCGGTTGAAATTGATATGGTTGTTAATATCGGCAAAGTGCTGGGCGAAGACTGGGACTATGTTGCCGACGAAATCGGTGTGGTTCATAAAACCTGCCAGGTGCATGGAGCCATTCTGAAAGTGATCTTCGAGAATGATTTCCTGCCCGATGATGCGCATAAAATAAAACTCTGCCAGATCTGTACCGAAGTCGGTGCTGAGTTTGTCAAGACATCTACTGGCTTTGGTTTCGTAAAAGGCAGCGATGGCAACTACAACTACGAAGGAGCAACAGAACACGATCTTCAGCTGATGCTCGATCACGTTGGCCCGAACGTTCGGGTAAAAGCCTCCGGCGGTATTCGTACGCTTGATGGTCTGCTACACGTCAAAGAAATGGGTGTCTCGCGACTGGGCACTTCGGCTACGGCAGCCATCATGGAAGAGGCTTACCGGCGGTTTGGCGCAGTTAATGCCAATACGCCAATAGTCCCCATTGCCGAAACAAATGGGTATTGA
- a CDS encoding heme peroxidase family protein — protein MSTPSPVQRPGMHHGVIERGLNATVHSRLHQGRFGRMFRTLQPATFKEADLRKLAVAMTSEPEIDPKTKKPMVTSEKKIDDEENFGIPAGYTYFGQFVDHDITFDPMSSLMKMNDPSGLVDFRTPALDLDNVYGRGPDDQPYMYDADGKKFLLGDRNLTANDPHKILTKDLPRFRQRALISDKRNDENVIVSQLQGLFLRFHNFVVDQNPDASFADVQQIVRWHYQWLILFDYLPRLVGRELVEEILPHINTESGKSIFKVEANLLFFKWENFPFMPVEFSGAVYRFGHSMIRPVYRLSLGDLPAIEPEILHLEGRRMIFAPKLDDGLNGFREFPEQWGIDWKLFFETRDHKLSPLPSFRNKKRVQPAYKIDTSLVSPLAALPEFSIPGTNDPVDKKQPNMLALRNLLRGMVLGLPSGQDVARYMGIDPIPDHDLIAGKANIDGLDNENHKTIRACGESFRNKAPLWFYILAEARHEWVKNRKSEAEEKENPTPTRLGPVGGRIVAEVLIGLIYGDPNSFLSLNPNWKPDFGDATATSVFDHFTMGDLIELPIP, from the coding sequence ATGTCTACACCATCTCCAGTACAAAGGCCCGGTATGCACCATGGCGTAATCGAACGCGGCTTAAATGCAACCGTACATTCCCGCCTTCATCAAGGCCGTTTTGGGCGCATGTTCAGAACGTTGCAACCCGCAACATTTAAAGAGGCTGATCTGCGAAAGTTGGCTGTCGCTATGACGTCAGAGCCGGAAATCGATCCCAAGACGAAAAAGCCAATGGTTACGTCGGAAAAAAAAATTGACGATGAAGAAAACTTTGGTATTCCCGCTGGGTACACCTATTTCGGGCAATTTGTGGATCACGACATTACGTTCGATCCGATGAGCAGCCTGATGAAAATGAACGACCCTAGCGGTTTAGTTGATTTTAGAACGCCTGCCCTTGATTTAGATAATGTGTATGGTCGCGGTCCCGACGATCAGCCATATATGTATGATGCTGACGGGAAAAAATTTCTATTGGGTGATCGAAATTTAACCGCCAATGATCCTCATAAAATTTTAACGAAGGATCTTCCCCGTTTTCGCCAACGGGCCCTCATCAGCGATAAACGGAACGACGAAAATGTCATTGTATCGCAGTTGCAGGGGCTTTTTTTGCGTTTCCATAATTTTGTTGTCGACCAAAATCCTGATGCATCTTTTGCCGACGTTCAGCAGATTGTGCGCTGGCATTATCAATGGTTAATCTTATTTGATTATTTACCCCGGCTCGTTGGCAGAGAACTGGTTGAAGAAATACTACCGCACATCAACACAGAATCGGGAAAATCTATTTTTAAAGTTGAAGCGAATCTGCTCTTTTTTAAATGGGAAAATTTTCCATTTATGCCCGTTGAATTCAGCGGAGCCGTCTATCGTTTTGGGCATAGCATGATCAGACCCGTTTATCGGCTGAGCCTGGGGGATTTGCCCGCTATTGAGCCCGAAATTCTCCACTTAGAGGGCCGTCGTATGATCTTCGCACCAAAGCTTGATGATGGGCTTAATGGTTTCCGGGAGTTTCCTGAGCAGTGGGGTATTGACTGGAAACTGTTTTTTGAGACGAGGGATCATAAACTCTCTCCGTTACCCTCGTTTAGGAATAAGAAACGTGTGCAGCCTGCTTACAAAATAGATACATCGCTGGTGTCGCCCTTAGCGGCATTACCTGAATTCTCGATACCCGGCACTAACGATCCTGTCGACAAAAAACAACCCAATATGCTTGCCCTTCGAAATCTGCTGCGTGGCATGGTATTGGGATTGCCTTCTGGCCAAGATGTTGCCCGCTATATGGGCATCGATCCCATTCCAGACCACGACCTGATTGCGGGGAAGGCAAATATTGATGGACTTGACAATGAGAATCATAAAACGATACGAGCGTGTGGGGAGAGTTTTAGGAACAAAGCCCCCCTTTGGTTTTATATTCTGGCCGAAGCCCGGCACGAATGGGTAAAAAATAGAAAAAGCGAGGCCGAAGAAAAAGAAAATCCGACGCCTACTCGTTTGGGGCCTGTTGGTGGTCGGATTGTAGCTGAAGTACTTATTGGGTTAATATATGGTGATCCGAACTCATTCCTGAGTTTAAATCCGAACTGGAAACCTGATTTTGGCGATGCAACGGCTACATCTGTTTTTGACCACTTCACAATGGGGGATCTTATTGAGTTGCCAATACCATGA